One genomic window of Glycine soja cultivar W05 chromosome 9, ASM419377v2, whole genome shotgun sequence includes the following:
- the LOC114368371 gene encoding uncharacterized protein LOC114368371 — translation MECVSSTSFSVTVNGSIYDHFKGQRGLRQGDPLSPYLFVLCLKYFSKDMSSLKDDANFKFHPNCAGIQLSHLAFAYDIMLLSRGDIPSVSTMFAKLQHFCRVSGISISSDKSAIYSTGIRPHELSHIQQITRFSLGGFPFRYLGIPLLSSRLNVCHYTPLLSKITDLIQGWSRKSLSYAENEMDKERESDDFMGTNWKGFGSKSECVWMENDEDNDGVQVELKAGLSLAIFRKQRKP, via the exons ATGGAATGTGTTTCTTCCACTTCATTTAGTGTGACAGTCAATGGATCCATTTATGACCACTTCAAAGGGCAGCGGGGTCTTAGACAAGGGGATCCTCTCTCTCCTTATTTGTTTGTGCTTTGTTTGAAGTACTTTTCCAAAGATATGAGCAGCCTCAAGGATGAtgccaattttaaatttcatcccaACTGTGCAGGTATTCAGCTATCTCATTTGGCTTTTGCATATGATATTATGCTTCTATCTAGAGGAGATATCCCATCTGTGTCAACTATGTTTGCCAAGCTTCAACACTTTTGTAGGGTTTCAGGGATTTCCATCAGCTCTGATAAATCTGCCATATACTCAACCGGTATTAGGCCTCATGAGCTTTCTCATATTCAACAAATTACTAGATTTAGCTTGGGTGGCTTCCCTTTTAGATACTTGGGTATTCCCCTTTTATCATCTAGATTAAATGTATGTCACTATACTCCCTTGCTTTCCAAGATTACTGACCTGATTCAGGGATGGAGCAGGAAGTCTTTATCTTATGCAG aaaatgaaatggataaggAAAGAGAAAGTGACGATTTTATGGGGACTAATTGGAAGGGATTTGGTTCAAAGTCtgaatgtgtttggatggagaatgATGAAGATAACGATGGTGTTCAAGTGGAATTAAAGGCTGGTTTAAGTTTGGCAATTTTTAGGAAACAAAGAAAACCGTAA